A window of Zalophus californianus isolate mZalCal1 chromosome 17, mZalCal1.pri.v2, whole genome shotgun sequence genomic DNA:
TCACTGGGGGAGAGAGGTGGGCCAGGTCCTGGAGGGCACAGAGAGGACGCAGGattcccagcccccaggcccctcctcccccagaccCAGGGGTTCGGCCTCCACACTGACCAGCATACAGCAGTCGCAGCCCCAGTTCCTTGACCAGCTGGGCATCCCGAGGCGCTGTCTCCAGAACCGGGTCGATCAGAATGGCCTCACGGGACTCTCTGTCACCCAGGAGGTACGAGTAGGTGCAGCTCTTGGGCTCAAACATCTGGGAAGGGGGCGTGGGACAGGTGACTGCGAAGAACGAGACTCCCACTCCCTGGGGCCCCAAGAGTCCGAGCCTCGCTCGATTCTCTTCCTAAGATCCAGAGACAGAAAACCCAGTCCCTTCTTCCCCTTTGGTGTCAGGAATCTGTTCCCTCTGAAACGAGTTCCAACTTCCAAATACCCCCCAAATCAGGGTCTCCAGCAACCTCTTCCGTAAAGGACTCCGGAGCCCTGCTCCAAGCCCAGGGGATCCCGGATCTCTCCGCTTTAAAGGACCCCGGGGTCCCGCCCCTGCCACCGCCCAGCGCCCAGTAGTCCCGCTGCGGGCCCAGCCTCCTCGCACCTGCCGTAGGAGGATGGGGACTCCAGAGCCGCTGAGCTGGCTGAGCTGCCTCTCCGCGCCTCTCAGTACGGATCCCGCCATCGCGCCCGCGGCCGGGTGGGGACTGAGCGGACGCCCCGCGCCGGCGGAAGCCGGGTGGCCCCGGGCTGAcctgggaggggcggggcggggcgggggaggggcccgcCTTAAAGGGGCCGCGGGCGCTGGGGCTCACGGCGGTCAGGCGGAGAGAATACAGAAAGACGGAGAAGGCATTGAGACCCGGAGAAACGGCGAACAGGGAGACACTCAAAAGGCTCAAAAGGCTCAAAAGGCGAGGGAGAGACACTGGGACAAGCACAGACAGGGAGAGAACTAAAAACCCAACAAGAGGCCCCAATACACTGATAGCGGGACTCCTAATGTATTCCTAGTGGTTTTTATCaggagagagacccagagagccACTCAGAGACAAGGGAGATGCTTAGAGACTTGAGAGAGACTTGGACTCTGAGATACCAAGAAGAGAGACCTGGAAAGACTTTCAGAGATTCATGGAGAGATCTGGGGTTGAAATGGGATGTCCGTCAAAGAAATACGGTCAGAAGGATACACTTGGAAATTCTAGACATTTCGAAAGATAGGAGATGTTGGGACAttagaggaaggagaaatgagcagaaagagggagagaatctttcagaGAGGAGAGAAACTGGCCGAAAGGAAAGTTCAAAGTCAAGGGGATAatattgctcatttatttttttaattttattctttttaagattttatgtatttatttgacagagagagacacagcgagagagggaacacaagcaaggggagtggcagagggagaagcaggcttccggcagagcagggagcccgatgcggggctctatcccaggatcctaaggccatgacctgagccgaaggcagatgcttaacaactgagccacccagccgccccgaGAACAttgctcatttattcctcacttGAGGGCTCCCGTGCACCTGGTCCAAGCTGGGCGAAGCTGGGGACCCAGAGGTGAGTCCTGTCCAGTTTGGTGGGGAGAATGGTGCAGACACTGGGGCTGAAATAGGCTCAGGGATTGCTCGGAgctcaggggaaggaggaaacagGAAAACAGGGATCCTCAGGCCCTCTTTACTGTCAGGGTCCCCCAAATAAGACCTCCTCACCCCTGGGGCCGATTCCTATGATTTTGGCAGGATTGTTAGACCCCTGAAGGCATGCACACCTCTGGGTCAGCTGTGAGATCTCCTAAGAGGTAGAAACCTGAGCATCacccttcccagctgtgtgaccttgggctcaAAACTTATCTTCTTCTGGGCTTCAGTTTACTCCTCTGCAAGATGAGGTTGAAAATAGCTCCTTCCCTCATTGGGAAGATCTAATAAGTTCAGACATGTAAAGAGTCCGGGAGAGCAGGTGGCACAGAACAAGCCCTTGACAGGAGCTGGCTATCATTCTGTCCTCACCGTCCTTgactctttcctcctctgtcaccTCCTCCCCCCTTCATCACTAGGGCCCCGTTAAGTTAACCTCTCCAATCAGGCCACTTCTCCGCCATCACTCCCTCAGCCTCTGTCAAGAAGCAGCAAAGCATACATGCAAATTGCATGGATGCCAGGGCCTGGCTGCaggagttcaaatcctgaccctGCTCCCTCCAGGCTGTGTGACTCCCCCCttgtgcctcattttcttcttctgaacAGTGGGAATAATGGTAGCGCCTCCTCTTAAAAAGTTGCTGCCAGGATGAAATGAACGAATGTATACAAAGCGCCCAAGACAGTTTCAAGTATATAAaaagtgctaaataaatgctgGGAACGAATCGTGTCATTAATATATAGCAGCCACCTCACTGGGCTTCTGGCTTCTGCTCTGCCTCCCTACAATCTATTTTATGCGGTAACCAGAGCAAGccttttaaaatgtcaatgacaaagagactgaagaatcacagaaaacaaacacagCGTGTGGATCTTGTTTAGGTCCCGATGGAGATACACCAAGTGtaataagaaaaagatatttatggGATAAGATGTCTGGCATATAGCTTCAAAATCATCTGGGAGGAGTGGGTGGGAGAAATGAAACAACATTGGCCATGAGGAGGAAATTGTTGATGCTGGTGCCGCTGGTGTTATTAATGCAGAGAACAATTCTGTTCTCTCACACTTTCTGTATGTTCGAAGGAAAACACTGttctggaaaggaaaaacaagataTACATGGGACCATGGGAGAAATGTGATAATGTAAAGAAACAACCCGAAAGTCTGAAAGTTTGGTAATGATCCTTTGGGTTGTGtttaaaagatagaaagaaagttcttattttttagagaCACACACTGAAGTGTTTCTGGATGAAATGTGTGGAAGTTGCTTCAAGGACCTTAGGGGCAAGGGGATGATGGAATAAGATTGGTCATGATGAACCTGGGTGATGGGCTGGTGAGGGGCTGATTatactctttctctccttttggttatgtttgaaattttccataacctaaaaaaaaaaaaaaaagagtatatgaAAACCCAAACTCATTCATGTCACTTCCCATATTTAAAACCCTCCCCCTTGGTTTCCCACTCAGCTAGGCCTCTTTCTCACTCCTTGACCTCAAGTTCTCCATTGTCCCCATCAAGATATCTTCCCATCACAGAGAGTTTCTGGCTGTTAATTCTTTTCAgcatttatttgatacagagttACTGGACACCGACTATGTGCTAAGCTCTGTTCTGGACAGAGTGATCAACAAGACAGACAGGTTGTTCATCTTAACAGAGCATACAGTCTAGAGGACGGGTATGCTGTGTTATGTGCATATACAAGGGAGATGCGACAACAGAGTAATGGAGGGAAGGGGGCTCCACGAGCTAGGGTGGACAGGGGAGGCCTTCTGCTGTGGTAATATTTGAAAGGAGATCAGACGGGGGTGTCAGACAAGCAATTTGATGGAGGAATGACcttggggggacagagggaaccgctagtgcaaaggccctggagTAGGTTGGACCATGGCATAGACCAGCACTGGAAAGGAAGGTGACTTTGGAGCATCGAGGTAAGAAAGACTCCCAGAACACAGCATGCTCCTTCCCATCTTGAGCTCTCTGCACTTGGTGTTCTGGGACGACCTTGATCCCATCATGGCCTAGTTCAATGCACAATAAAAACAAGAAGTAGTATTGGTAACGTGTACTGACCACtgtaggcactgttctaaacttTCCATTGATTACTGAATTTCATCCTAACAACCCAGAAAGGTGGAGAGACTTGGCCAAGcttacacagctagaaagtggccGAGCCAACCAGTTACCcaggcaatctggctccagagctcgAATAACCCCACCGTCTAACTCCCACGGCTCCCAGGACTCAGCAGACCTTGTGGGTTTTATCAGACTGAAGACCCACCCATGCAGGGCATTTTTATGGGCACTTCGCGGTCACTCCCGTGTTGGGCGGAAAAGTGCACCATCACGGCCCGGGGAAAGGTGCCAAGCGTGCCACCCTGGGCCTGGCACCAGGAGCTCCAGCCCTCCGAAGAACTCCGGCAGGGATGCTTCGGGAACCGCGGCCCCCATCCCCACGCCAACACCCGAACCGCGGCataggggtgggaggggctgagaTTCTTGAATCACCCAGTGGCGAAGGGTGCCGGGGCGCTATGCAAATAACATGTTTTTATTGGGCGTCAGCTTGCTCGAAGCTTCGCGTTCCGCCCCGCCCTCTCACTAATTGGCCTGGCTTCTTTGCAAACGCTTTGAGGGGTGAAATGGGCAGCCGGCTCTTGAAACTCCCTTCGGAGAGGGAACTCAAGCTCCCAACGGAATTCTCGaaagggagggggacagagaaaaGGAAGGCGCATATGTTGGGAACTGTCTCAGTGATCTCTAAGCGCAGTTTCCCCGAGTTAGGTCCTGCACGTGCTTGACTCCAGTCAGCCACCGTAGGCCCCGCAACCCGCAGTATACTTTCTTACGGCCCTTCTACCCGTAGCTCGGCGCTTGCTCACCAACTTGCCTGCCTTGCGCACTCACccctccttccatttcttctgggcAGCAGCCTCCGCTGGCCGCGACTGCGCATGCGTACTGACGCCCCCTCCGGCCCCGCGTGGAAGCAGGGGATAGAAATGAGGCTGGGCCGAGCCCCTCACGCGCGCTCCCTCCCCTCCCGTCGCTGGGCACGCGCCAGGCGGTGCAGCTTTGCAGCGTCCGAGGGCAGCGAAGCAGCTGCAGCGGCCGCCGCGGGAGGGGCCCGGAGCCCCGCCCCCGGGGAGGGGCCTTCCGCAGGTGAGGCGGGCACGGGTCCGGGCCTGGACGCCTGGGTCTTCGGGAAGTGGATTGGGGGCTGGACGCCAGGATCTCCCGAAAAGGAATCGATTGGCGTCCCGATGCATAGGTTCCGGAGGGGCTGCATTAGTGCCTGCGCCTTGATAGGGTGCATTGGTCCCGAATGCCATGATTCCGAGGCGTGCGTTGAGGCCCGGACGCTTGGGACCCCGAGGGAAAAATCCAGTAGGGATCTCTGGATCGCAAGACACGCCACGTTCTTTCTGCATCTCCCTCTAGGTCTCCCCTCTACCCTCCACGCTGGGGATGAAATTTAGCAACAAGAAGGAGGCAGTTCACGCGGCGTTAATGGACTGAGACTAAACCAAGACTCGGGTAAAGCTACCTATTGGAGGTGAAATCCCGCCCACTGAGCTCAGGCTCCTCCCCTGAGAGAGAGTTGTAAAAGACCCGCCCTCTCCGCTCGAAGGCCCCGTCCCTGGGCCTGAGTTGCTTTGGGTCCTGTCTATACAGCCTCGCCCATCCCCGTCTTTGCTTCCGCTGCTGGGAGGTTCTGGTGGGGGGAGGTCCCGCCCCCTCGATGTAGAGGCCTAGCCAGCTCCGCGCTCAGGGCCGCCCGAGTTTAAGTAGTAGAGGCCCCTCCCACTCGGCTCTAGGGCTCCAACCCTGGGTCTAAGTCGCAAAGGGTCATGTTTGCATAAACCCCGCCCGTTGTGCTCTTAGGCTCCGCCTTCGCGTAAGGCCCGCCCTAGCCTTTGGAGCCCAGGCTTAAGAAGACCTTGCTCCTGAACAGACTGGTCCCTGATTTTAGGCCCTACAGCCCTATCCCCATCAGCCTGGTAACCACCAGCATCGCCTACCTCCCTCTGGGTTCCTGGGCCAGCAAGATGCTGGAGCGAGATGCAGAGTCCGCGGCCGGGGACACCGATCCTAGTCCCACTGGCAAGGAACCAGTAACCAAGGGAGGAGGTGAGAGCGGTCCCGCCCGTGGGTGGGGGGCACCGGGATTGGGGCTAAGAAGATCATATTTTGAGGGAATCTCAGGGTGAAAGTTTGAAGGCCTGGGGTGATGACCATTTGGGGTACTCCACAAATATATTCTGGGGAATCCCACTATTGGCTTTGGGGAACTTCAGTGATTTTTTAAGACTCAGAAAATTGTCAGGGGGTTTGATATGCAGAAGTTCAGGGTGATCCCTTGGGAATATACTAGAAGCAGACACCTTAGTAGCTTTGGGGTTCCAGCCAGGTAACCCTTTGGAGCCCCTTTGGATGGTGCATGGCATAAGGTGGGGAACAGGGACATGTCATCTGAGGGGTCCCAGATGACCCCTGAGGTGtcaaggctggggtgggggaggggaagcctggCCTAGGTTCGGGGTGTGGGTTGATGCCTGGAGCCCACCGGCCCTCCTGTCCTGTAGCCCCCCACCAGGGCTCGCCGCAGGAGCCCAGCGAGCCGGTGCCAGGGCCTGCCACGTCCGCGGGGGCGCCTTCTCAACCCCGCCGGCGGCCCCCGCCCCAGCGCCCGCACCGCTGCCCTGACTGTGACAAGGCCTTCTCGTACCCGTCCAAGCTGGCCACGCACCGGCTGGCGCACGGCGGCGCCCGCCCCCATCCGTGCCCCGATTGCCCCAAGGCCTTCTCCTACCCCTCCAAGCTGGCAGCCCACCGCCTCACGCACAGTGGTGCCCGCCCACACCCATGCCCACACTGCCCAAAGGCCTTTGGCCACCGCTCCAAGCTGGCAGCCCACCTCTGGACCCACGCGCCCGCCCGCCCCTACCCGTGCCCCGACTGCCCCAAGTCCTTCTGCTACCCCTCCAAGCTGGCAGCCCACCGCCACACGCACCATGCCACCGATGCCCGCCCCTATCCTTGCCCGCACTGCCCCAAGGCTTTTTCATTCCCCTCCAAACTGGCTGCCCATCGCCTCTGTCACGACCCCCCGATGGCGCCAGGCAGCCAGGCCACAGCCCGGCATCGCTGCTCCAGCTGCGACCAGGCCTTTGGCCAAAGACGCCTCCTGCTCCTTCACCAGCGCAGCCACCACCAGGCTGAGAGCCAGGGGGAGCGTGAGTGAGTCCTCCCCTTGGCTCACGGCCCCCTCTGCCACCAGCCCGGGTCAATAAAGGGGCGGCATTTTTAAGCTGGGCTGTATGGACTTGCCTTGACCAGATAGCTGGCAGGGAGACtgactccacactgggctccaacTTATAAGGCTGAGGAACTCTTTATTCACctgttttgggggaggggaaggttgTAACCCACAGAAAGTTAGCGCTGGGCCCCAAACCACAGGCTTGGAGCTGGGGTTTGAAAGCAAGCCCTGGCTCTGGTTTTTCCCTATTTATAAGGCAAAAGTACAAAGTCTGCTAGCAGCGTTGGTTGCTGACGAATGTGGGGAAACAGGGTCTCTCCTTATTGTAAGTTAAATTGGTGCCTCCATCTTGGCCATTTGATGGtctgtaaaaaatttaaaatgctcaCATGCCCGTGTCAACTATTCCACTTCTAGGAACTTACTCTATAGATAAACTCAAGCACTGAAAAAGGCATAAGGATGTTCATCTGTTCAAAAAGGCATAAGGATGTTGggaaaccacccaagtgcccatcaagaGGGGACCAGCTAATGAAATACAATACAGCCATAGAGTGGACTATGTTGCTATAGGGAAAAAACCTCCATTTGTACAGATGTGGAATGAGTCCCTAAATATACGAAATGATAAAAGCAAGAACAAAGGGCATACTGTCaatagtataaacattttttaaagctcaagCTTTGGAGCTAGCCCTGACCCACTACTTATAAGCCGGGGGGCCCTGGACAAGCTTTGTCACTTCTCTGGACTCAGATGCCTTATCTATAACATGGGAGTGCTAGGAGGCCTTTGTAAGGGCACAAGCATCATCTCTGGCATCACTTCCCTTCTCGGAGCCTGTTTCTTCtgctataaaataagaatgagcTAACACTGGACTGCGCTTTGTTCTTCAGATGTGTATTAAGCACCTATAGGGTGCTGGACCCTGCCCAGGGTGGTAGgcacacagcagtgaacaagacaggccTGGTCTAGCGAGGGAGTGGGTGCTAATCAAGTAgtggccaaaaaaagaaaagaaaagaaaaaagtaaaggagcCAAGTCCATCCTAAAGAACAAAGTAGGGGAGGGAGCCttgccccccaccagccccacgcCCAGCCCAGGTACCAAGAATGATTTCCAAGTCGTAGGAATGACATCTGTGGTGCTGGCATGGGAACAGGCAAGTGGAAGAGAACCGAGGGCTCAGAAACGGCCCTGTGCTCACAGGAGGTCCTGACAAATGACAATCCCCATGACTAGACTAGGGATTGGCACACTTTCTCTGGAAGGGGCCCGATGGTATGTATTTTCAGGTTTTGCAGGCCACGGTGTCTGCCACAACTACCCAGCTCTGCCCCTGGAGTACAAAAGCAGCCACACACATTATGATACACAAATGAAGGAATGTGGCTCTGGCCCAGTAAAACTTTACAAAATGGTAGGTGAGCTGGATTTTGCCTACGGGATGTAGTTTGCAGATCTCTGCTGTAGGTGAATGGGGCAAGGACAGG
This region includes:
- the ZNF575 gene encoding zinc finger protein 575, with the protein product MLERDAESAAGDTDPSPTGKEPVTKGGAPHQGSPQEPSEPVPGPATSAGAPSQPRRRPPPQRPHRCPDCDKAFSYPSKLATHRLAHGGARPHPCPDCPKAFSYPSKLAAHRLTHSGARPHPCPHCPKAFGHRSKLAAHLWTHAPARPYPCPDCPKSFCYPSKLAAHRHTHHATDARPYPCPHCPKAFSFPSKLAAHRLCHDPPMAPGSQATARHRCSSCDQAFGQRRLLLLHQRSHHQAESQGERE